Sequence from the Enhydrobacter sp. genome:
GCCGGGCGACGCCGGATCGGCCAGCAGGCCGTTGTCGTTGTCGGCGATGAACTCGCCGATCGCCGCCGAACGCGTGGAGACGATCGCCATGTGCTGGTAACCGGCCTCCTGCAGGACGTTCGGCATGCCCTCGCGATCGCCGTCGTCGGCCGTCTTGCTGGCAAGCACGAAGATGTCGGCGCGCTTGTAGGCGGCGAAGACCTCGGCCTGCGGCCTGGCGCCGTGCCAGGTGCAACGCTCGGCGATGCCGAGCCCGGCCGCCATTTCCTCGAACGAATCGCCCAGCACGCCGGCGCCGATATGCTCGAAGCGCCAGTGCAGGTCCTTGGGCAGGTGCGCGAGGGCCTGAAGCAGATCGTCGTAGCCCTTCTTGGCGACCCGGCGGCCGACCGAGAGGATCACCACAGGATCGGCGGGATCGGAGCCATCGCGTCGCGACCGCGCCCCGGGCCCGGAGACAGGCGGCGGCGGCGGCAGGTTGGCGAGATCGAGGCCGTGATAGACGAGGCGCAGCCGCCCTCGGTCGGAAACCAGCTCGTTCAGGCGGCCGAGGCCGTAGCGCGTGCAGGTAATCAGCCAGTCGACGTCGGCGAGCTTGTCGCGCAGCTCCCACTCCTGGCTGGTCCAGATATCCTTGGCATGCGCCGAAGCGCTCCACGGCAGGCCGCGCATGAGCGCCGCATAGCGTGTCGCCGATGCCGGCGTATGGATGAAGTGGGCATACATGCGCTCGATGCCGCGAGGCATCTCGGCCGCCAGCACCAGGCCCTGACCGAAGCGCCTGACGCGGTTGGGCGTGCGGTCGCGCCACAGGTCCTTCAGGAAGCGGGCGCGCGCCGTGCGATAGCCGGGCAGCCGGCGCGCCTTCCACCATGCCTTGAGCACACGAAGCGGATCGTTCTTGAGATATTCCGGCAGGTAGACGATCGGTGCCTTGACCCGCGCATGGACGGGATGGATCGCGGGATCGGTCGGCAGGCGCAGCGAATAGATGACGAGCTTCAGTCCGCGCGCCTCCAGCCCGGCCATCTCCTGGGCGATGAAGGTTTCCGACAGGCGTGGCCAGCACTTCACCACCACGGCGATGCGGGCGTCATTTCCATCCGACATGAAACACCGAACTCTATTGAGACTGTTGGCTTCAGACCCGTGCCGCGACCGGACGCTCGACCGACGCCGGCCCACGGTGCGGATGGGCGATGGCGCGCCCGACGAGACGGCAGACGTTGGGCAGGCCGTCGAGCAGCCCAGGCACGATCGCGTCGCTCGGCAGGCCCTGCTGCGGCAGCTGGCGCAAGGCCGTCGCCATGACGTGCGGATCGCGGCCGCGCTCGGGATCGAGCATATCGACGAGGCCGGCATCGCGCGCCGCCTCCGCGCGGATGAACTGCTCGAGCCGCGGCCGCGTGCGCGGCACGATCACGGCCTTCTTGTCGAACGACAGGATCTCGCAGAACGTGTTGTAGCCGCCCATCGAGACGACGCCGACGGCGCGGTCCATCAGCGCGCCGAGATGGTTGGTGAAGGTGAGCGTGCGGATGTGGGGAAACCTCGCCGCGCGTTCCCTGAACCCCTCGCGCGCCGCCGCCGACATGAACGGGCCGAACACGACGACGGCGCCATAGGGAATGTTCGCATCGGCCTCGTAGGCCCGCAGCACCCAGTCGATCAGATCCTCGCCGTCGCCGCCGCCGCCGGCGGTGACGAGCACGAAGGGAGCGTCGCTCTCCTCGAGCTCGTGCGGGATGTCGGCATGCTGCGGCAGGTCGCGCCTGAGATAGCCCGTGTAGACGGTCTTGTGGGTCACCGACGGCGGCAGATCGATGCCCACCATGGGATTGCACAGATGCGGCAGGCCATAGACCCAGACCTCGTCGTAGAGGTCGCGCAACGCCGGAACGACGTGCTTGCGCTGCCACTCCGCCGCCAGGGCGGCGGGATCGTCCATCACGTCGCGCAGGCCCATGACCAGCGGCGTGCCGCGCGACTTCAGCAGCTCGAGGGTCGGCAGGACCTCGCCACGCAGGCCGAGCGGCTCCTTGTCGACGATGAACAGATCGGGCCTGTAGATATCGGCGGTGTCGCGGATGATCCGGGTGCGGATCTCCAGGGTGTGCTCGACGCCGACCCGCAGATTGGCCGAGTCGTACTCGCCGCTCAGCTGCTTGACCACGCCCGGGATGCGCACGAAATCGATCCCGGACCGGAATTCGTAGGAGCCGATGACCGGCGAGCCCGAAATGATCAGGACCGAGATCGAGCTGTCGGCGCCGACGATGGCATTGGCGATGGTGCGGCAGCGGCTGACATGGCCGAGCCCGAACGAGTCATGGCTGTACAGCAGCACACGTTTAGGCCGGCCGCTCGCGGGCATTAAGTCTTCTCTCCCCCTTGCCGAGGGCCGCTCCCGCCCCGACCGGTATAATGCGGCCGACTATGCCATAACGGGCAAGCCGCGCGAAAGCCCGGCCCCGATTGCAAAAAATCTAATGTAATCAATGGGCTGATCGAATATAGGTGGCTCGGGGGGAACCGCGGATTCCGATGGAACGCAAGCTCTTCGTCTACATCTGGCGGCACAGCAAACCCGAGCAGCTGGTCATCCTCCTGCTCGTCGTGCTGTCGCAGCTCTTCTATTTCGTCTCGCTCGAGGTGCCGAAGAAGATCGTCAATAACGGCATCACCGGCAACGCCTTCAAGGAGACGCCGACCATCAGGCTGGGGACGTTCGACCTGCCGCAGTTCCTGGGGGGCGGCCGGCTGTTCGACGGCTTCACGGTCGACCAGCTCCACTACCTGGTCGTCATGAGCTTCGTCTTCCTGGGCGCTGTGATCGTCAACGGCCAGTTCCGCCGCAGCATCAATACCCAGAAGGGCCGCATGGGCGAGCGCATGCTGCGTCGCCTGCGCTACGAGCTTTACGACCGCATCCTGCGCTTCCCGCCGACGCACTTCCGCAAGGTCAAGCAGGCCGAGCTGGCCACCATGATCAAGGACGAGGTCGAGCCGCTCGGCGGCTTCATCGGCGACGCCTACGTGGCGCCGATGTTCCTCGGCGGCCAGGCGCTGACGGCCATCATCTTCATCATGCTGCAGAACTGGATCCTGGGCATCGTTGTGATCGTGCTGCTCGGGGTGCAGATGGCGATCATCCCGCGCCTGCGCCGGCCGGTGCTGGCGCTCGGCCGCCAACGCCAGATCTCGGCCCGCCTGCTCGCCGGCCGCATCGCCGAGACGGCCGATGGCGTCAACGAGATCCACGTTCACGGCGCGGCGAACTACGAGCGGGCCGACATCTCGGAGCGGCTCGGCCACATCTTCCGGATCCGCTTCGAGCTCTACAACAAGAAGTTCATCGCCAAGTTCTGGAACAACTTCCTGTCGCAGTTCACGCCGTTCTCGATCTACCTGCTGGGCGGCTATTTCGCGATCACGGGGCATATGGATGTCGGCGCCGTGGTGGGTGTGTTGTTGGCCTACAAGGACCTGCCGTCGCCGATCAAGGAACTGATCGACTGGGACCAGCAGCGCCAGGACGTTCAGATCAAGTACGAGCAGGTCATCGACCAGTTTCAGCCCGAGGGCATGATGCCGCCGGAGCTGCAGGCGCTGCCGGACGGCCCCACCCCGCACATCGGCAAGGAGATGGCGCTGACCGGCGTCACCGTTTCGGAGGACGGCCGTATCAAGCTGCTCGACAGCGTCACGCTCAACCTGCCGACCTCGGGGACGTTGGCGGTGATCGGCTCGGCCGGCTCCGGCAAGGACGTGCTGGGCCACGTGATCGCGCGCCTGACCATGCCGACCGGAGGGTCGATCAAGGTCGACGGCCAGGACTTCTTCCAGCTGCCCGAGTATCTGCTCGGCGCCCGTCTGGCCTATATCGGGCAGGAGACCTATCTGTTCCCGCTGTCGGTGCGGGACAACCTGCTGTTCGGCCTCAAGCACCGGCCGGTGCGCCCCGCCACCTACGACGAGGCCACGCGCGCGGTGCGCGAGAAGTTCTGGCAGGAAGCGGCGCGGGCCGGCAATCCCGCGCTCGATCCCAATGCCGACTGGGTCGACTACGAGCTGGCCGGCGCGAGCGGGCCGGTCGACCTGCTGCCGTGCATCGCGCGCGCGCTCAAGCAGGTCGAGCTCGACGAAGACATCTACGGCCTCGGCCTGCGCGGCGCGATCGACGCCGCCAAACGGCCCGACCTCGCGGAGAAGATCCTCGAGGCCCGCCGCGAACTGCACGAGCGGTTGCAGGATCCGGCCTATGCCGGGCTGATCGAACCGTTCAACGCCGATCGCTACAACAAGAACCTGTCGGTGGCCGAGAACCTGCTGTTCGGCACGCCGGTCGGCGCCGGTCTCGACGGCGACAACCTCGCCGCGGCGCCCTACATGCAATCGGTGCTGCGCGAGAACGGCCTCGACCAGGACCTGCTGCGCATGGGCCTGAGCATCGCGGAAACCATGGTCGAACTGTTCTCCGGCCTGTCGCCCGACAATCCGCTGTTCGAGCAGTACAGCTTCATCTCGGCCGAGGAACTGCCCAACGTCCGGCTGCTCCTGCAGCGTCTGGGCGGCAAGGGCGCCGAGGCCGTGCCGGAAGGCGACCGCGCGCGACTGATGACCCTGCCGCTGCGCTACATCGAGGCCCGCCATCGCCTCGGCCTGATCGATTCGGCCATGGAAGAGCGGCTACTGGCAGCCCGCCGGACCTTCGCCGCCGGCCTGCCGCAGGCGCTGCGCGGCGCCGTCGAGTTCTACGATTTCGAGAAGTACAACAGCGCCGCCACCCTTCAGGACAATATCCTCTTCGGCCGTGTGGTCTATGGCCAGGCGCAAGCCGACACTCGTGTCGGTACCTTGATCGCCGAAGTGCTCAACGAGCTCGCCTTGCGCGACGCCGTGATCGATGTCGGTCTCGACTACAATGTCGGCGTCGCCGGCAAGCGCCTGCCGGCGACCCAGCGCCAGAAGCTCGGTATCGCGCGCGCCCTGCTCAAGCAGCCCGACCTGCTCGTCGTCAACGAAGCGGTGGCGGTGTTCGACGGCCGCACGCAGGATCGCATCCGCGACAATATTCTCGCTGCCGCCGGCGGGCGCGGCGTGGTCTGGATCGCCAACCGGCCGGCCCAGTCGGAACCGTTCCAGCGGGTGGTCGTAATGCAGGGTGGCCGCGTGGTTGCCCAAGGATCGCCGCAGGAGCTGGCGGCAAAAGGCGGACTCTATGCCGAACTCATGGCATCAGCCTAAGGGACAGTGGAGGGCGCGATGAACCTCAACGAGGAAGTCGAGATCCTGAAGGGCGTTCCGATCTTCTCCAAGATCGAGCCGGCGCGGCTCAAGCTGCTGGCCTTCACCGGCGAGCGTCTCAATTTCGGCGCCGGCCAGGAGGTCTGCCACCAGGGCGAACCCGGCGACGCCATGTATGTCATCCTGGGCGGCATCGCCGACGTGCTGATCGACACGCCGGCCGGCCAGCTGCTGGTCGCCCAGCTCAAGAAGAACGCCTTCTTCGGCGAAACCGCCATCCTGTGCGATGCGCCGCGCAACGCCACGATCAAGGCCAACGAGTCGCTGAGCACGCTGAAAATTTCCAAGGACATGTTCTATCGCCTGGTGACGGAGTTTCCCGCCATGGCCATCGAGATGATGCGCGAACTGGCCCATCGCGTCGAAGACACCAACCAGAAGCTGCGGGCGGCGACGCGGGCGCACTGATCGCATCGCATGAGTCGCCTCGACAGCTTCATCGCGCGCATGCAGGCGCAGCGCGACTGCCTGAATTTCCTCAAGCCGCATGTCGACCGGATGCCCGGTCCGATCGTCGACGTCGGGCTGGGCAACGGACGCACCTACGATCATCTGCGCGAACTGTTCCCCCGGCGCGACATCTATGTCTTCGAGCGCAAGGTCGCCGCCCATCCCGACTGCATCCCGCCGGCCGACCGGCTGTTCCTCGGCGAAGCGCAGGAGACCATTCCGGCGGCGGCTCAGCGGCTCGGCGCAACGGCGGCGCTGGTCCACACCGATCTCGGCACCGGCGATCACGAGGCCAACATGGCGATGGCGGGATGGCTCGGCCCCGCGCTCGACCTGCTGGTCCGCCCTCAGGGCTTCGTCGTCGCCAACCAGCCCCTCGCCGTCTCACGCTGGTCCCGTCTGGCCGATCCTCCGGGCGTGGCCCGCGACCGCTATTTCCTCTACCGCGCCGGCTGGCCGACGCGCGTCACCGAGCCGCCGACGCGGATGCGGCAGGCTTAACCCCGTCCGAACAGCCGGACGAGCACCAGCAACACCACCGCGCCGACCACCGAACCGATGAAACCGGCGGCCTCGCCGGCCCTGTACAGGCCGAGCGCTTGCCCGCCATAGGTCGCCAACACCGATCCGACGATGCCAACGGCGATGGTGACGATGATGCCGCGCGGATTGGGGCCGGGCGTGACCAGGCGCGCCACCAGGCCGACCAGCAATCCGATCGCGATCATGCCGAGAATTTCCATGCGGCTCTCCCGTCAGACGTCGAAGGTCGCCATCACCGGCACGTGGTCCGACGCCAAGTCCCAATCGCGCAGATCCTTGTCGATGCGATGGCTGCGAATGGCACCCGACAGCGCCGGCGAGGCGAGGATGTGGTCGAGGCGCCGCCCGCGGTCGGACTTGCGCCAGTCGGTGTTGCGATAGCTCCACCAGGAATAGAGCTTTTGGCTCGCCGGTACGAAACGACGCGGCACGTCGATCCAGTCGAGCGCCGCCATCAGGCGGCCGAACAGCTCGACCTCGACCGGCGTATGCGAGACGACCTTGAGCAGCTGCTTGTGGCTCCACACGTCGTGCTCGAGCGGCGCGACGTTGAGGTCGCCGACGGCGATGCGGCGGCGCCCCCTGCGGGCGCGCGCCGCCGGTCGCCGGGCCGCGAACCACTCCGCCATCTCCCGATAGAAATCGAGCTTGTGAGCGAACTTGGCGTTCTGGACGGGGTCGGCAATGTCGCCGCCGGCCGGGATGTAGAGATTGTCGAGCAGGATCGGGTCCGACCCGACGGCGAGCGCGACCTCGATGTGCCGGCAATCCTCCTTGCCGCACCGGTGATGGATGTTCCGGGCGCTGAACGGCACCTTCGAGAGGATGGCGAGACCGTTGTAGGACTTCATGCCCTGGACCAGCCGGTGCCTGTAGCCCAGCGCCTCGAACGCCATGTGGGGAAAGAACTCGTCGGGGCACTTGGTTTCCTGCAGGCAGAGCACGTCGGGCTTCCGCATCCTCAGATAGCGTTCGACGTTGGCAATGCGCAGACGCACCGAGTTGATGTTCCACGTGGCGACGGCGAGACTCATGCGCCGGCAACTATAGACGATTTCGTCCGCGGCGGCGGGGTTTCGGCGGGCGCGGCGCCTGTCGTCAGACCAGCGTGCAGGTCACCGTACCGCAGCCGTCGACGAAGCCCGCGAGCGTGTCGCCCTTGACCACCGCGGCGACGCCGTCGGGCGTGCCCGTGTAGATCAGGTCGCCGGCGGCGAGCGCGACGAGGCCGGAGAGATAGGAAATCGTTTCCGGCACGTTCCAGATCATGGCGTCGAGGTCGGACTTCTGCCGGGTCTTGCCGTTCACGTCGAGCTGAATCGTGCCCTTCGTGGGGTGTCCGACCAGGGCCACGGGATAGATCTCGCCGATCGGCGCGGACTGATCGAAGCCCTTGCCCATGTCCCACGGCCGCCCCATGTCCTTGGCTTGGTTCTGCAGGTCGCGCCGCGTCATGTCGAGACCGACGCCGTAGCCGTAGACATGCTCGAGCGCCTTCTCGACCGGAATGTCGCGGCCGCCGGACTTCATTGCGACGACCAGCTCCATCTCGTGATGCAGGTTCTTGGTCGCCGACGGGTAGGCGACCTTCGTGGGGTTTCCGGGATCGGCGCAGACGACGACGGCGTCGGCCGGCTTGGTGAAGAAAAAGGGCGGCTCGCGATCGGGATCGTGGCCCATCTCGCGGGCATGGGCGGCATAGTTGCGGCCGACGCAGAAGATGCGCCGGACGGGGAACAGATCCCTGCTGCCGTGGACCGGAACGCCGACCGTGGCGGGCGGCGTGACGACGTAGGCCATCTCTTTACTCCCTCGAAGGCGTGCCTTTATGAAGGGCACTGGAGTTTCAGGCAATGTCCGACCCGAACGTTCTGATCGTGCAGGCCGATTCCGCCGACTCGGCGCTCGCCTGGGCAAGTCTTGGCGGGCATCGCTGGCGCTGCGTCGTGGGCGCCGGCGGCCTGCGCGAGGACAAGGTCGAGGGCGACGGCGCCACCCCGGTCGGCGAGTTTCCGCTGCGCCGAATCTATTTCCGCAACGATCGGCTGGTGCTGCCCAAGGTCGCCCTGCCGGCGCGGCCGATCAGCAAACATGACGGCTGGTGCGACGATCCGCGCGCGCCGGCCTACAACCGCCTCGTCCGCGTCCCCAACGACTGGAGCCACGAGAGGATGTGGCGCGAGGACGGGCTCTACGATCTGCTCGTCGTGGTCGGCTACAACGACGATCCGCCCGAGGGCGAATGGGGCAGCGCGATCTTCCTCCACATCGCGCGCGACGATATGAGTCCGACGCGCGGCTGCGTCGCCTTCGCGCGCGACGACCTGCTGGAACTGGTGACGCTGATCGACCGTCGAACCAGGTTGCGCCTGCTGTCATTGTCGGCGGTGGAGACCAAGCCGTCGTCCGCCGATCGCGACGAAGACATGAAGCAGTTCGAGGATTTCGACGAGCGCGACTGGTAGAGGGCCGGCTCAGCCGACCATCCTGCCGATCGTGCGTGCGGTATAGTCCACCAGGGGAATGATCCGCGCGTAGTTGAGGCGCGTCGGGCCGATCACGCCGATCGCGCCGAGAATGCGTTCCTGCGAATCGCGAAACGGGGCGACGACCATCGAGCAGCCCGTGTTGGCGAACAGCGGATTGTCGGCCCCGATGAAGATCTGGACACCCTCGCCGGCGTTGGCAAGTTCGAGCAGCCGCGCAAAGCTCTCGCCGCGTTCGAGCGCGTCGAACAGGATGCGCACCCGCTCCAGATCCTCGATCGCGGTGATGTCCTCGAGC
This genomic interval carries:
- a CDS encoding glycosyltransferase family 4 protein, whose translation is MSDGNDARIAVVVKCWPRLSETFIAQEMAGLEARGLKLVIYSLRLPTDPAIHPVHARVKAPIVYLPEYLKNDPLRVLKAWWKARRLPGYRTARARFLKDLWRDRTPNRVRRFGQGLVLAAEMPRGIERMYAHFIHTPASATRYAALMRGLPWSASAHAKDIWTSQEWELRDKLADVDWLITCTRYGLGRLNELVSDRGRLRLVYHGLDLANLPPPPPVSGPGARSRRDGSDPADPVVILSVGRRVAKKGYDDLLQALAHLPKDLHWRFEHIGAGVLGDSFEEMAAGLGIAERCTWHGARPQAEVFAAYKRADIFVLASKTADDGDREGMPNVLQEAGYQHMAIVSTRSAAIGEFIADNDNGLLADPASPGQLAVALETLARNPELRLRFGARANEIVRTRFSYEAGVDWIARALGQPRAAELAPQIETPEARAAE
- a CDS encoding ATP-binding cassette domain-containing protein translates to MERKLFVYIWRHSKPEQLVILLLVVLSQLFYFVSLEVPKKIVNNGITGNAFKETPTIRLGTFDLPQFLGGGRLFDGFTVDQLHYLVVMSFVFLGAVIVNGQFRRSINTQKGRMGERMLRRLRYELYDRILRFPPTHFRKVKQAELATMIKDEVEPLGGFIGDAYVAPMFLGGQALTAIIFIMLQNWILGIVVIVLLGVQMAIIPRLRRPVLALGRQRQISARLLAGRIAETADGVNEIHVHGAANYERADISERLGHIFRIRFELYNKKFIAKFWNNFLSQFTPFSIYLLGGYFAITGHMDVGAVVGVLLAYKDLPSPIKELIDWDQQRQDVQIKYEQVIDQFQPEGMMPPELQALPDGPTPHIGKEMALTGVTVSEDGRIKLLDSVTLNLPTSGTLAVIGSAGSGKDVLGHVIARLTMPTGGSIKVDGQDFFQLPEYLLGARLAYIGQETYLFPLSVRDNLLFGLKHRPVRPATYDEATRAVREKFWQEAARAGNPALDPNADWVDYELAGASGPVDLLPCIARALKQVELDEDIYGLGLRGAIDAAKRPDLAEKILEARRELHERLQDPAYAGLIEPFNADRYNKNLSVAENLLFGTPVGAGLDGDNLAAAPYMQSVLRENGLDQDLLRMGLSIAETMVELFSGLSPDNPLFEQYSFISAEELPNVRLLLQRLGGKGAEAVPEGDRARLMTLPLRYIEARHRLGLIDSAMEERLLAARRTFAAGLPQALRGAVEFYDFEKYNSAATLQDNILFGRVVYGQAQADTRVGTLIAEVLNELALRDAVIDVGLDYNVGVAGKRLPATQRQKLGIARALLKQPDLLVVNEAVAVFDGRTQDRIRDNILAAAGGRGVVWIANRPAQSEPFQRVVVMQGGRVVAQGSPQELAAKGGLYAELMASA
- a CDS encoding cyclic nucleotide-binding domain-containing protein, coding for MNLNEEVEILKGVPIFSKIEPARLKLLAFTGERLNFGAGQEVCHQGEPGDAMYVILGGIADVLIDTPAGQLLVAQLKKNAFFGETAILCDAPRNATIKANESLSTLKISKDMFYRLVTEFPAMAIEMMRELAHRVEDTNQKLRAATRAH
- a CDS encoding GlsB/YeaQ/YmgE family stress response membrane protein, producing MEILGMIAIGLLVGLVARLVTPGPNPRGIIVTIAVGIVGSVLATYGGQALGLYRAGEAAGFIGSVVGAVVLLVLVRLFGRG
- a CDS encoding endonuclease/exonuclease/phosphatase family protein, which gives rise to MSLAVATWNINSVRLRIANVERYLRMRKPDVLCLQETKCPDEFFPHMAFEALGYRHRLVQGMKSYNGLAILSKVPFSARNIHHRCGKEDCRHIEVALAVGSDPILLDNLYIPAGGDIADPVQNAKFAHKLDFYREMAEWFAARRPAARARRGRRRIAVGDLNVAPLEHDVWSHKQLLKVVSHTPVEVELFGRLMAALDWIDVPRRFVPASQKLYSWWSYRNTDWRKSDRGRRLDHILASPALSGAIRSHRIDKDLRDWDLASDHVPVMATFDV
- a CDS encoding fumarylacetoacetate hydrolase family protein; the protein is MAYVVTPPATVGVPVHGSRDLFPVRRIFCVGRNYAAHAREMGHDPDREPPFFFTKPADAVVVCADPGNPTKVAYPSATKNLHHEMELVVAMKSGGRDIPVEKALEHVYGYGVGLDMTRRDLQNQAKDMGRPWDMGKGFDQSAPIGEIYPVALVGHPTKGTIQLDVNGKTRQKSDLDAMIWNVPETISYLSGLVALAAGDLIYTGTPDGVAAVVKGDTLAGFVDGCGTVTCTLV
- a CDS encoding L,D-transpeptidase family protein, with translation MSDPNVLIVQADSADSALAWASLGGHRWRCVVGAGGLREDKVEGDGATPVGEFPLRRIYFRNDRLVLPKVALPARPISKHDGWCDDPRAPAYNRLVRVPNDWSHERMWREDGLYDLLVVVGYNDDPPEGEWGSAIFLHIARDDMSPTRGCVAFARDDLLELVTLIDRRTRLRLLSLSAVETKPSSADRDEDMKQFEDFDERDW